TTCTCTTCCCGTCGTCGGCGCCGCCATGACGCTCGTTGAGCTCGAGCTTCACCGAAGCTGGCTCTTCGAAAAGTCCCGCGATCTCGAATTGCAGAGTTTCGTCGATGCCGAGGTTCTGAACGGCGACTGGGCGCCGCTCGCTGCGCGCGCCCGCAGGCTTCTCGACGGCCATACCGGCCGCCTCGGCATTCACGGCCCGTTCTGGGGTTTTACCATCGCCTCGGAAGATCCGGATATCCGCGCTGTCGTCACCCGGCGGCTGCTGCAGGGCCTCGACGTCTGCACCGCCATCGGCGCGACGCAGATGGTCGTCCACAGCCCTTACACCTCGTGGTCTTACAACAATCTCGACAACAATGACGGTGCCCGAGGGGATCTGGTCGAGCGCGTGCATCTGACGCTGCGTGACGCCGTCAGACGCGCCGAGGATATCGGCTGCACCATGGTCATCGAAAACATCGAGGACAAGGATCCCAGCATCCGCGTGGCGCTGGCCGAAAGCTTCAATTCGCCCGCCGTCGCCGTCTCGATCGATACCGGCCACGCCCATTATGCCCATGGTTATACCGGCGCGCCGCCTGTGGATTATTACGTCAAGGCCGCCGGCAACCGCCTGCAGCATGTCCATCTGCAGGATGCCGACGGCTATGCCGACCGCCACTGGAGCCTCGGTGAAGGCTCGATCCACTGGCACGCCGTCTTCGCAGCCCTCGCCAAGCTCGAAAGCAATCCGCGCCTGATCATCGAGATCAAGGACAAGTCGAAGATCCCGGCTTCCGCGGCCTATCTCGCCTCGATCGGCTTGGCCGAATAGGGTTCGTTGTCCGCCCATTCCCTCTTCTCCCCAGCGGGGAGAAGGTGGCCCGAAGGGTCGGATGAGGGGGCCGCACGGCACGCCATTCATGATTGCCCTTCGCATCCGCTCCGTGCATTCGCGGCTTCGCCGCTCACCCCCTCATCTGCCTGCCGGCATCTTCTCCCCGTTGGGCAGAAGGCAATCGTGGCGGCACCTTACTCCCTCCTGTGCTTGCCACAGGCGAGAGGGTGGAATTCCCTCATGAAAACCGGGTGATCACACTGATCCCCGTCGCCTCTGCCTTGTCGAGCGCCATCAGCGCCGGCACGGCCTCCTCCAGGCTGACCCGACGTCCGATCAGCTTCTGCGGCGCGATCTTGCCGGCGGCGAGCATCGACAGCATGGCGTCGTAGCGCCAGGCCTGCATGCCGTGGCTGCCGTAGATCTCCAATTCGTGGCCGATCACCTGCGCCATCGGAATCTGCGGCGTGGCATGTTCGCCGAGCATCAGCCCCACCTGCACATGCCGGCCGCGCCGGCGAAGATTCTTGATCGAGTTGAAACAGGTGGCGGGATGGCCGAGCGCGTCGATCGAGACATGCGCGCCACCCTTGGTGATCTCGCGCACCGCCTCCGCCACGTCGGCGACGCCTGAGGCATCGACCGTTGCCACTGCCCCGCATTCTCTGGCGAAGGCAAGTTTCTCCTCGGAGATATCGATGCCGATCGCATTCGCCCCGAGTGCGGTGGCGATCATGATCGCCGACAGGCCGACGCCGCCGCAGCCATGCACGGCGATCCATTCGCCGGGTCCGGTCCTCGCCTGGTCGGCGACGGCTCGAAACGAGGTGGCGAAGCGGCAGCCGAGGCTTGCCGCCGTCGCATCGTCGATCGTATCGGGCAGATGCACCAGATTGGTGTCGGCATAATCGATCGCCACATATTCGGCGAACGATCCCCAATGGGTGAAGCCCGGCTGGAACTGGTTGGGGCAGACCTGCTGGTTGCCGGAATGGCATTCGCTGCAATGGCCGCAGCCGGAAACGAACGGCACGGTCACCCGGTCGCCCATCTTGAAACGCATCACGCCGCGGCCGGTGGCGACGATCTTTCCGGCAAGCTCGTGCCCCGGCACATGCGGCAGGCGGATATCGGGGTCGTGTCCCATCCAGCCGTGCCAATCGCTGCGGCAGAGCCCGCTGGCGCCGACCGATATGACGACGCCGTCCTCGGAAGGCGTCGGATCGGGCAGGATGCGAATCTCGGGCGCCTGTTCAAAGGCTTCGTAGAACATGGCTTTCATCGGTGTCTTCCTTGTTCAGTGATTGCGCCCATGATGCATCCGCCAAGCTGCCATTCCAACATCCATTCCCATCACTTTTGCTGATGCACCCATCGCTCAAGTCACCGTTGTCGCGCACGAAAATTGCGGCCAGGCGTCATCCTCCGGCATTTTCTTGCTTCCATGTTTCCGGTCTGGATTTATCCTTGACCCGGCTTGCCGACGGGGTTTTTGCTCAACCAGCTTTTTAGGGAGGGCAGCATGGCCGTCGATACATCACCGCGTTCAACCACCTGGACTCACGTCGACGGGGAATGGCTCCCCGGCAATCCGCCGCTGATCGGGCCGACCTCGCATGCCATGTGGCTGGGCTCGACGGTCTTCGACGGCGCCCGCTGGTTCGACGGCATTGCGCCGGATCTCGACCTGCACTGCCAGCGCATCAACCGCTCGGCGCTGGCCATGGGCCTGAAACCGGTGAAATCGGCTGAGGAAATCGCCGCACTCGCCTGGGAGGGTGTTGCCAAATTCGAGGGCGCGACGCCGATCTACATCAAGCCGATGTATTGGGGCGAACATGGTTCGCCGGGCAGCGTCGTTTCCGTCGATGCGGAATCGACCCGCTTCGCACTCTGCCTGTTCGAGGCGCCGATGGGCGGCCATGGCGGCACCAGCCTCACCGTCTCGCCCTATCGCCGCCCGTCGCCGGAAACGGCGATGACCGAGGCGAAGACCGGCTCGCTCTATCCGAACAGCGGCCGGATGATCGCCGAGGCCCGCAGCCGCGGCTTCGACAATGCGCTGGTGCGCGATCTCAACGGCAACGTCGTCGAGACCGCCTCCTCGAATGTCTTCCTGTTGCGTGACGGCGTCGTGATGACGCCGGCCGCCAACCGCACCTTCCTGGCCGGCATCACTCGCGCCCGAGTCATGGGCCTTTTGCGCAAGGCCGGTTTCGACGTCGTCGAAGCAACGCTGTCGGTCGAGGACTTCCTCGCAGCCGACGAAATCTTCACCACCGGCAACTATTCCAAAGTCGTCGGCGTCA
This Rhizobium sp. NZLR1 DNA region includes the following protein-coding sequences:
- a CDS encoding sugar phosphate isomerase/epimerase family protein is translated as MSSLPVVGAAMTLVELELHRSWLFEKSRDLELQSFVDAEVLNGDWAPLAARARRLLDGHTGRLGIHGPFWGFTIASEDPDIRAVVTRRLLQGLDVCTAIGATQMVVHSPYTSWSYNNLDNNDGARGDLVERVHLTLRDAVRRAEDIGCTMVIENIEDKDPSIRVALAESFNSPAVAVSIDTGHAHYAHGYTGAPPVDYYVKAAGNRLQHVHLQDADGYADRHWSLGEGSIHWHAVFAALAKLESNPRLIIEIKDKSKIPASAAYLASIGLAE
- a CDS encoding zinc-dependent alcohol dehydrogenase family protein, giving the protein MKAMFYEAFEQAPEIRILPDPTPSEDGVVISVGASGLCRSDWHGWMGHDPDIRLPHVPGHELAGKIVATGRGVMRFKMGDRVTVPFVSGCGHCSECHSGNQQVCPNQFQPGFTHWGSFAEYVAIDYADTNLVHLPDTIDDATAASLGCRFATSFRAVADQARTGPGEWIAVHGCGGVGLSAIMIATALGANAIGIDISEEKLAFARECGAVATVDASGVADVAEAVREITKGGAHVSIDALGHPATCFNSIKNLRRRGRHVQVGLMLGEHATPQIPMAQVIGHELEIYGSHGMQAWRYDAMLSMLAAGKIAPQKLIGRRVSLEEAVPALMALDKAEATGISVITRFS
- a CDS encoding branched-chain amino acid aminotransferase translates to MAVDTSPRSTTWTHVDGEWLPGNPPLIGPTSHAMWLGSTVFDGARWFDGIAPDLDLHCQRINRSALAMGLKPVKSAEEIAALAWEGVAKFEGATPIYIKPMYWGEHGSPGSVVSVDAESTRFALCLFEAPMGGHGGTSLTVSPYRRPSPETAMTEAKTGSLYPNSGRMIAEARSRGFDNALVRDLNGNVVETASSNVFLLRDGVVMTPAANRTFLAGITRARVMGLLRKAGFDVVEATLSVEDFLAADEIFTTGNYSKVVGVTRLDSRDFQEGPVTRKALDLYMDWAHGRSESEE